A DNA window from Hordeum vulgare subsp. vulgare chromosome 1H, MorexV3_pseudomolecules_assembly, whole genome shotgun sequence contains the following coding sequences:
- the LOC123411905 gene encoding uncharacterized protein LOC123411905, producing MGNGLSPCSCAPAVHGEGAEARLVFWGGQTRLAAASGGRFTTASDVTVEAPDHLVCSGDSFFIGLPIPALSPGEELQAGRTYFVLPAARFSSCQALTAASLASLSPAPTKVSVAGESSPFEYVTGADGMALIRVLPEFIEKVITSDGGGEKKCGAAAPEQLCSTPELRKHYMQLVGARQQRPWSPGLETISEARKRRMPTCRRR from the coding sequence ATGGGCAACGGCCTCTCCCCTTGCTCGTGCGCCCCGGCCGTGCACGGCGAGGGAGCCGAGGCGAGGCTGGTGTTCTGGGGCGGGCAGACGAGGCTCGCCGCAGCTTCTGGAGGGCGGTTCACCACGGCCAGCGACGTCACGGTGGAGGCTCCCGACCATCTCGTCTGCTCCGGCGACTCCTTCTTCATCGGCCTCCCGATCCCAGCGCTATCGCCGGGCGAGGAGCTGCAGGCGGGGCGGACTTACTTCGTGCTCCCCGCGGCCCGGTTCTCCAGCTGCCAGGCGCTCACCGCAGCCTCGCTCGCGTCGCTGTCGCCGGCCCCGACCAAGGTGTCAGTCGCCGGCGAGTCGTCTCCGTTCGAATACGTCACCGGCGCCGACGGCATGGCGCTCATCAGGGTCCTCCCGGAGTTCATCGAAAAGGTGATCACGTCGGACGGTGGCGGCGAGAAGAAGTGCGGCGCGGCGGCGCCGGAACAGCTATGCAGCACGCCGGAGCTGAGGAAACACTACATGCAGCTGGTGGGGGCGAGGCAGCAGCGGCCGTGGTCGCCGGGGCTCGAGACGATCTCAGAGGCCAGGAAGAGAAGGATGCCGACATGCCGTCGTCGGTGA